In Persicimonas caeni, a single window of DNA contains:
- a CDS encoding efflux RND transporter permease subunit gives MWLLEKTIEKSVQHRMFVLIGVLAFAALGIFSLRFVTFDAFPDLTNVQVQVVTASPGMASEETELLVTLPIERELSGVPGVTELRSLSRTGISSIAVVFEDGTDLWHARQLVKERLDGARDAIPEAAGQPELGPPATGLGEVFQFTVSSDRHTKYELDRIFKRDIQPRLLAVDGIVEVNAWGGGEPQLHVRLDPYKLAAHDVSVGEVQAAIRSSLGLTAGGAIIGGPEQVLVRALANPATPDELGAIAVPTEDDEVYLRDIATIEDAGALTVGLGSADAEGEALFAVAQLLSGADALSVVDEIRERIEEVEQILPEGVEIGVVYDRKKLVGNTLSTVTKSLIEGGVLVILVLLLMLGDIRAGLLVASVIPLSMLGAFLGLNALGYTGNLMSLGAIDFGLIVDGTIVVVESIVALHLGKQLTEKQRRQAMVEQAQTVAGPVLFAVGILILVYIPILTMWGVEGKLFRPMALTVLLALSTALVLSYTYVPAASSLIIEPKGEHKTWLADKLSRLYEPVLDHAMSKPLVPVLAAVGAFGASAVLAINMGIEFVPQLQEGDIVVQTARVPSISPDKALEEATRIEKIIGEFPEVERVASRTGAPGLATDPMGLEESDILVKLAPRDEWVTAQTQQGLVNAISKRLETEAPGAALTFTQPIEMRFNEMLEGITSDVGVKVFGPDLDTLIDISEQIAATLEEVPGAADVTPPAIEGVPNLEVDLDAAKLARYGLVAEDVMDVVAGIQRGTSVGTVRRGQFRDAIVVKLDYRNDFPLTDLPITLPQGGSIPLGEVADVREVTSPAIIEREANSRRFIVQANVRGRDLGGFVQEAQEKVGALDLPDGYWVEWSGKYEQLRAAASRTAVSVPIVLFLILGVLYVAFRSWRIALLIFLNVPVAASGGIIILWLRDLPISMSAIVGLIALFGIAVMNGIVLLSRTRELHKETGDAHQAAHKSAEERFRPVLMTAFVAGIGFLPMALQTGVGAEVQRPLATVVIGGLVTSTLLTLVVVPTLYARLIKRSGREQQTE, from the coding sequence ATGTGGCTTCTCGAAAAAACGATCGAAAAGAGCGTCCAGCACCGCATGTTCGTGCTCATCGGCGTGTTGGCGTTTGCCGCGCTGGGCATCTTCTCGCTGCGCTTCGTGACCTTCGACGCGTTCCCCGACCTGACCAACGTGCAGGTCCAGGTTGTCACCGCCTCGCCGGGGATGGCCAGCGAAGAGACCGAGCTTCTGGTGACCTTGCCCATCGAGCGCGAGCTCAGCGGTGTGCCCGGGGTCACCGAACTGCGTAGCCTGTCGCGCACGGGCATCTCGTCGATCGCGGTGGTCTTCGAAGACGGCACCGACCTGTGGCACGCTCGTCAGCTGGTCAAAGAGCGCCTCGACGGCGCGCGCGACGCCATCCCCGAGGCCGCCGGCCAGCCCGAGTTGGGCCCGCCGGCTACTGGTCTAGGCGAGGTCTTCCAGTTCACGGTCAGCAGCGATCGGCACACCAAATACGAGCTCGACCGCATCTTCAAGCGCGACATCCAGCCCCGGCTGCTGGCCGTCGACGGCATCGTCGAGGTCAACGCCTGGGGCGGCGGCGAGCCGCAACTGCACGTGCGCCTCGACCCCTACAAGCTCGCCGCCCACGACGTGAGCGTCGGCGAGGTGCAGGCGGCCATTCGCAGCAGCCTGGGGCTGACCGCCGGCGGCGCGATCATCGGCGGGCCCGAGCAGGTGCTGGTGCGCGCGCTGGCCAACCCGGCGACCCCCGACGAACTCGGCGCCATCGCCGTGCCCACCGAAGACGACGAGGTCTACCTGCGCGACATCGCCACCATCGAGGACGCCGGCGCACTGACCGTCGGGCTCGGATCGGCCGACGCCGAGGGCGAGGCGCTCTTTGCCGTCGCCCAACTCCTGTCGGGGGCCGACGCGCTCAGCGTGGTCGACGAGATTCGCGAGCGCATCGAGGAGGTCGAACAGATCTTGCCCGAAGGCGTCGAGATCGGCGTGGTCTACGACCGCAAAAAACTCGTGGGCAACACCCTGTCGACGGTGACCAAGTCGCTCATCGAGGGCGGCGTCCTGGTGATCCTCGTCTTGCTGTTGATGCTCGGCGATATCCGCGCCGGTCTGCTCGTCGCCTCGGTGATCCCGTTGTCGATGCTGGGAGCGTTTCTGGGGCTCAACGCGCTCGGCTATACGGGCAACCTGATGTCGCTGGGCGCGATCGACTTCGGCCTGATCGTCGACGGCACCATCGTGGTCGTCGAGAGCATCGTCGCGCTGCATCTGGGCAAGCAGCTGACCGAAAAGCAGCGCCGCCAGGCCATGGTCGAGCAGGCGCAGACGGTCGCCGGGCCCGTGCTCTTTGCGGTCGGCATTCTGATCTTGGTGTATATCCCCATCCTGACGATGTGGGGCGTGGAGGGGAAGCTCTTCCGCCCGATGGCGCTGACGGTGCTTCTGGCGCTGTCGACCGCCTTGGTGCTCTCGTACACCTACGTGCCCGCGGCCTCCTCGCTGATCATCGAGCCCAAAGGCGAGCACAAGACCTGGCTGGCCGACAAGCTCAGTCGGCTGTACGAGCCGGTGCTCGACCACGCCATGAGCAAGCCCCTGGTGCCGGTGCTCGCCGCGGTGGGCGCCTTCGGGGCCAGCGCGGTCCTGGCGATCAATATGGGCATCGAGTTCGTCCCGCAGCTGCAAGAGGGCGATATCGTCGTGCAGACCGCACGCGTGCCGTCCATCAGCCCCGATAAGGCGCTCGAAGAGGCCACGCGTATCGAAAAGATCATCGGCGAGTTCCCCGAGGTCGAACGCGTCGCCAGCCGCACCGGCGCGCCCGGCCTGGCCACCGACCCGATGGGGCTCGAGGAGTCCGATATCCTGGTCAAGCTCGCCCCTCGCGACGAGTGGGTGACCGCCCAGACGCAACAGGGCCTGGTCAACGCGATCTCCAAGCGCCTCGAAACCGAAGCCCCCGGCGCCGCGCTCACGTTCACCCAGCCCATCGAGATGCGCTTCAACGAGATGCTCGAGGGGATCACGAGCGACGTGGGTGTCAAGGTCTTTGGGCCGGACCTCGACACGCTGATCGATATCTCCGAGCAGATCGCCGCGACCCTCGAAGAGGTGCCCGGGGCGGCCGACGTTACCCCGCCGGCCATCGAGGGTGTGCCCAACCTGGAGGTCGATCTCGACGCGGCCAAGCTCGCACGCTACGGACTCGTCGCCGAGGACGTCATGGACGTCGTCGCCGGCATCCAGCGCGGCACCTCGGTGGGCACGGTGCGCCGCGGCCAATTCCGCGACGCCATCGTCGTCAAGCTCGACTACCGCAATGACTTCCCGCTCACCGACCTGCCGATCACCTTGCCGCAGGGCGGCTCCATTCCGCTGGGCGAGGTCGCCGACGTGCGCGAGGTCACCTCGCCGGCGATCATCGAGCGTGAGGCCAACAGCCGCCGGTTCATCGTCCAGGCGAACGTGCGCGGCCGCGACCTGGGCGGGTTCGTCCAAGAGGCTCAGGAGAAAGTCGGCGCGCTCGACTTGCCCGACGGCTACTGGGTCGAGTGGAGCGGCAAATACGAGCAGCTTCGCGCGGCGGCCTCGCGCACCGCGGTGTCGGTGCCGATCGTCTTGTTTCTGATTCTGGGCGTGCTGTATGTAGCGTTTCGCAGCTGGCGCATCGCGCTGCTCATCTTCTTGAACGTGCCGGTCGCCGCCAGCGGCGGGATCATCATCTTGTGGCTGCGCGACCTGCCCATCTCGATGAGCGCCATCGTCGGGCTCATCGCGCTCTTTGGCATCGCGGTGATGAACGGCATCGTGCTCTTGAGCCGCACCCGCGAGCTGCACAAGGAGACGGGTGATGCGCACCAGGCCGCCCACAAGAGCGCCGAGGAGCGCTTCCGGCCGGTGCTCATGACCGCCTTCGTCGCCGGAATTGGCTTCTTGCCGATGGCGTTGCAAACGGGCGTGGGCGCGGAGGTGCAGCGGCCTTTGGCCACCGTGGTCATCGGCGGGCTGGTCACCAGCACGCTGCTGACGCTGGTGGTCGTCCCGACGCTGTATGCGCGCCTGATCAAGCGCAGTGGTCGCGAGCAACAGACTGAGTAA
- a CDS encoding efflux RND transporter periplasmic adaptor subunit, translated as MKPTKMLIAGSFVASLAAGAAGCDAVEVNAQAAPDTSAEQTIAQRLDYSAAEPADEATLARLPGEVVMAEHNSYRFGPSVRARLVEWHVAPGERVATGDALATLVSPELGDLEATAAELARVVREREKYVEQRREDLEAGVVAMRAVQEAELAAAEARAQLNSVRRQLRVRKNKQLRSESGNGWSWVAPMDGRVCDISCKPGGLYGAESPCIELLDMSRAELRVEVPERLLARTEGTYSLQWEPDSAAPGAAPVELTLVRREAALDSSSRTQSHFFRGKGDFRGKGDTSLMVGASGLATLNIPAPEGVVLVPRLAVTELQGEPHVFVKASEGLPKPVAVDKRGQFGDGLLVFSKELEAGTPVVSRGTFLLKSQLALQ; from the coding sequence ATGAAACCAACGAAGATGCTCATCGCCGGCTCGTTCGTCGCCTCTCTGGCGGCTGGCGCGGCCGGATGCGACGCGGTCGAGGTAAACGCCCAGGCCGCTCCCGATACCTCCGCCGAGCAGACCATCGCCCAACGACTCGACTACAGCGCCGCCGAGCCAGCCGACGAGGCGACGCTCGCCCGGCTGCCCGGCGAAGTCGTGATGGCCGAGCACAACTCCTATCGCTTCGGCCCGTCGGTGCGCGCGCGGCTCGTCGAGTGGCACGTCGCTCCCGGGGAGCGCGTGGCTACCGGCGACGCCCTGGCCACGCTGGTCAGCCCCGAGCTGGGAGACCTGGAGGCGACTGCCGCCGAGTTGGCGCGGGTGGTTCGCGAGCGTGAGAAATACGTCGAGCAGCGCCGCGAGGACCTCGAGGCGGGTGTGGTCGCCATGCGCGCGGTCCAGGAGGCCGAGCTCGCCGCCGCCGAGGCGCGCGCTCAGCTCAACTCGGTGCGCCGTCAGCTCCGTGTGCGCAAAAACAAGCAGCTTCGCTCCGAGTCGGGCAACGGCTGGAGCTGGGTCGCCCCCATGGACGGCCGCGTGTGCGACATCTCGTGTAAGCCCGGCGGGCTGTACGGCGCCGAGTCGCCGTGCATCGAACTCCTCGACATGTCGCGCGCCGAGCTGCGCGTGGAGGTGCCCGAGCGGCTGCTCGCTCGCACCGAGGGGACCTACTCGCTGCAGTGGGAGCCCGACTCCGCCGCGCCGGGCGCGGCCCCCGTCGAGCTGACGTTGGTGCGCCGCGAAGCCGCGCTCGACTCCAGCTCGCGCACCCAGTCGCACTTTTTTCGAGGCAAGGGCGACTTTCGAGGCAAGGGCGACACCTCGTTGATGGTCGGCGCCTCGGGGCTGGCCACCCTCAACATCCCGGCGCCCGAAGGCGTCGTGCTGGTGCCCCGGTTGGCGGTCACCGAGCTGCAGGGCGAGCCCCATGTGTTCGTCAAAGCCTCGGAGGGCCTTCCAAAGCCGGTGGCCGTCGACAAGCGCGGCCAATTCGGCGACGGGCTGCTCGTCTTCTCCAAAGAGCTCGAGGCCGGCACGCCAGTCGTCTCGCGCGGCACCTTCCTGCTCAAGAGCCAACTTGCGCTCCAATAG
- a CDS encoding TolC family protein — protein MRKWTWSLAVLAWLTFASANASAECPADTALQPGNVSQVANRVYEAGPQRAHKALVEGMAQARQSVPGRVRSLDINVVPEFSTSGASELNEYTADVALTVELGRLAELRREQYAALGDEARAQVEQHRWEYVFAVQSAYLDWWTYALEAAHLDAYVDEASADLDPLRDALEKQQIAAIDVADMEAELARIRAERLEARQRANAASAELARLLGGRCELASVEVEHKPSKNVAASNPWKALASKVDQFPSVKALQARQKSALAGAEAARAQAPWELSVGAGMRSVGFDEYWAQGVIGLSIPLGNPAAPEADELQAAAIAARAESDWQLEQLRAGLAARADRYSAAVSTFESLNDDYLAPLEKRQKMLDAAVDRGRVSVDRVIRARRDLHEAYHKLLMLRAQIQTNHMRAEAMQRWLADDQDR, from the coding sequence ATGCGCAAATGGACGTGGTCGTTGGCGGTCCTGGCGTGGCTGACGTTTGCCTCGGCAAATGCGTCGGCCGAGTGCCCGGCCGACACGGCGCTGCAGCCGGGCAACGTGTCCCAGGTGGCCAATCGAGTGTACGAGGCGGGACCTCAACGAGCGCATAAGGCGCTGGTCGAGGGCATGGCGCAGGCGCGCCAATCGGTGCCCGGCCGGGTGCGAAGCCTCGATATCAACGTGGTGCCGGAGTTTTCGACGTCCGGGGCCTCCGAGCTCAACGAGTATACCGCCGACGTCGCCTTGACGGTCGAGCTGGGCCGGTTGGCCGAGCTTCGACGCGAGCAGTACGCCGCGTTGGGCGACGAGGCGAGGGCCCAGGTCGAGCAGCACCGCTGGGAGTACGTCTTTGCGGTGCAGTCGGCGTATCTCGACTGGTGGACTTACGCGCTCGAGGCGGCGCACCTCGACGCCTATGTCGACGAGGCCTCCGCCGATCTCGACCCGCTGCGCGACGCGCTCGAAAAGCAGCAGATCGCGGCCATCGACGTCGCCGACATGGAGGCCGAGCTGGCGCGCATTCGCGCCGAGCGTCTCGAGGCGCGCCAGCGCGCCAACGCAGCCAGCGCCGAGCTCGCGCGCCTGCTCGGCGGCCGGTGCGAGCTGGCTTCGGTCGAAGTCGAGCACAAGCCCTCCAAGAACGTCGCCGCCTCCAACCCCTGGAAGGCGCTCGCCTCCAAGGTCGACCAATTTCCCTCGGTCAAAGCACTCCAAGCTCGCCAAAAGAGCGCCCTCGCCGGGGCCGAGGCGGCCCGGGCGCAGGCCCCGTGGGAGCTGTCCGTCGGCGCCGGGATGCGCAGCGTGGGCTTCGACGAGTATTGGGCGCAGGGTGTCATCGGCCTGAGCATCCCGCTGGGCAATCCCGCCGCGCCCGAGGCCGACGAACTCCAGGCCGCCGCCATCGCCGCGCGCGCCGAGAGCGACTGGCAGTTGGAGCAATTACGCGCCGGCCTCGCCGCGCGCGCCGATCGCTACTCCGCGGCCGTCTCGACCTTCGAGAGCCTGAACGACGACTACCTCGCCCCCCTCGAAAAGCGCCAGAAGATGCTCGACGCCGCCGTCGACCGCGGGCGCGTGTCGGTCGACCGGGTCATTCGCGCCCGGCGCGACCTGCACGAGGCCTATCACAAGCTGTTGATGCTGCGCGCACAGATCCAGACCAATCACATGCGAGCCGAGGCCATGCAGCGCTGGCTCGCCGACGACCAAGATCGCTGA
- a CDS encoding PilZ domain-containing protein, producing the protein MSAKTQRREPRIEISIPVTLQLPDGELDYTISNASYRGVFISCPEPLPLRKLVRFQTQLDVNDEPLQMLGLVAHTVNPTEARENGETPGMGIQLFSVGKETRERWRDYLTAQYEKDPEARDKVRALDVGKVTVHMRTMDQLRTFAGRDLEQGSIFVRTSELSPIDSTVICEIVHPERDDAFGLEARVVDVKETPRRERGMRLEFLALDEEQRQQFAAFIGE; encoded by the coding sequence ATGAGCGCCAAGACCCAGCGACGCGAACCGCGCATCGAGATTTCGATCCCGGTCACCCTGCAGCTTCCCGACGGGGAGCTCGACTACACCATCAGCAACGCGTCGTATCGCGGGGTGTTCATCTCGTGTCCCGAGCCGTTGCCGCTGCGCAAACTGGTGCGCTTTCAGACCCAACTCGACGTCAACGACGAGCCGCTGCAGATGCTCGGCCTGGTCGCCCATACGGTCAACCCGACCGAAGCGCGCGAGAACGGCGAAACGCCGGGCATGGGCATCCAGCTCTTCTCGGTGGGCAAGGAGACGCGCGAGCGCTGGCGCGATTATCTGACCGCGCAGTACGAAAAGGATCCGGAAGCGCGCGACAAAGTGCGCGCCCTCGACGTCGGCAAGGTCACCGTGCACATGCGCACCATGGACCAGCTGCGCACGTTCGCCGGGCGCGACCTCGAGCAGGGCAGCATCTTCGTGCGCACCTCCGAGTTGAGCCCCATCGACTCGACGGTCATCTGCGAGATCGTCCACCCCGAGCGCGACGACGCCTTCGGCCTCGAGGCGCGCGTGGTCGACGTCAAAGAGACGCCGCGGCGCGAGCGCGGCATGCGCCTGGAGTTCTTGGCGCTCGACGAGGAACAACGCCAGCAGTTTGCGGCGTTTATTGGGGAGTAG
- the mpl gene encoding UDP-N-acetylmuramate:L-alanyl-gamma-D-glutamyl-meso-diaminopimelate ligase, producing the protein MTAEAKRPFPDLPEDIQTIHIIGICGTAMGSLAAMLKESGYTVRGSDAGAYPPMSTWLAERGIEIMQGYDASNLDWDPDLVIVGNVCRAEYADAAEMRRRGLPHLSLPETLKHFFFRDKRTLVVTGTHGKTTTSSMLAWIMAHAGRDPGFMIGGITGNFGSNYRLGDGEIFVLEGDEYDTAYFDKVPKFWHYDPFRATINNLEFDHADIYEDIDEIEWVFERMVDMIPEEGSLWVNGDDPRAMTVSEGSKAPRRTFGLGEDNDLFARDIEYGSPTTAEVVYHGESLGHFALPCVGEFNVRNMLGATGIALDEGVDLDVIKEALSTFASVKKRQEFIGEVNDIRVIDDFAHHPTAVRSTVEALRSRYPDRRLWAIFEAKSNTSRRKVFQNDYPPAFAKADFVVLSKPFQKKDNLAPEERIDIDQMAETIRDLGPETTLIPEVDDIVDYVVERAEPGDIIAGLSGSAFGGLHQKLVDALEKKWSDA; encoded by the coding sequence TTGACCGCTGAAGCCAAGCGTCCGTTTCCCGACCTTCCCGAAGACATCCAGACCATCCACATCATCGGCATCTGTGGCACGGCCATGGGTAGCCTGGCGGCCATGCTCAAAGAGAGCGGGTACACGGTGCGCGGCAGCGACGCCGGCGCTTACCCGCCCATGAGCACCTGGCTTGCCGAGCGTGGCATCGAGATCATGCAGGGCTACGACGCCTCCAATCTCGACTGGGACCCGGACCTGGTGATCGTGGGCAACGTGTGTCGCGCCGAGTACGCCGACGCCGCCGAGATGCGCCGGCGCGGCCTGCCGCACCTGAGCCTGCCCGAGACGCTCAAGCACTTCTTCTTTCGCGACAAGCGCACGCTCGTGGTCACCGGCACCCACGGCAAGACGACCACCAGCAGCATGCTCGCCTGGATCATGGCCCACGCCGGGCGCGACCCGGGCTTCATGATCGGCGGCATCACCGGCAACTTCGGGTCGAATTACCGGCTGGGCGACGGCGAGATCTTCGTGCTCGAAGGCGACGAGTACGACACCGCCTACTTCGACAAGGTCCCCAAGTTCTGGCACTACGACCCGTTCCGGGCCACGATCAACAACCTCGAATTCGACCACGCCGATATCTACGAGGATATCGACGAGATCGAGTGGGTCTTCGAGCGCATGGTCGACATGATTCCCGAGGAGGGGAGCCTGTGGGTCAACGGCGACGACCCGCGCGCGATGACGGTCTCCGAGGGGAGCAAGGCGCCCAGGCGCACCTTCGGGCTCGGCGAAGACAACGACCTGTTCGCCCGCGACATCGAGTACGGCTCGCCGACGACCGCCGAGGTCGTCTACCACGGCGAATCGCTCGGCCACTTCGCGCTGCCGTGCGTCGGCGAGTTCAACGTGCGCAATATGCTCGGCGCGACCGGCATCGCGCTCGACGAGGGGGTCGACCTCGACGTCATCAAGGAGGCGCTGTCGACCTTCGCGTCGGTCAAAAAGCGCCAGGAGTTCATCGGCGAGGTCAACGATATTCGCGTCATCGACGACTTCGCCCACCACCCCACCGCCGTGCGATCGACGGTCGAAGCGCTTCGCAGCCGCTATCCCGACCGTCGCCTGTGGGCGATCTTCGAGGCAAAGAGCAACACCTCTCGCCGCAAGGTCTTCCAGAACGACTACCCGCCGGCGTTCGCCAAAGCCGACTTCGTCGTCCTGTCTAAGCCGTTCCAGAAGAAGGACAACCTCGCCCCGGAGGAGCGCATCGACATCGACCAGATGGCCGAGACGATTCGCGATCTCGGCCCCGAGACCACGCTCATCCCCGAGGTCGACGACATCGTCGACTACGTCGTCGAGCGCGCCGAGCCGGGTGATATCATCGCCGGACTTTCAGGCTCGGCCTTCGGCGGGCTGCATCAGAAATT